Proteins encoded in a region of the Suricata suricatta isolate VVHF042 chromosome 10, meerkat_22Aug2017_6uvM2_HiC, whole genome shotgun sequence genome:
- the DYRK2 gene encoding dual specificity tyrosine-phosphorylation-regulated kinase 2: MNDHLHVGSHSHGQIQVQQLFEDNSNKRTVLTTQPNGLTTVGKTGLPVVPERQLESIHRRQGSSTSLKSMEGMGKVKATPMTPEQAMKQYMQKLTTFEHHEIFSYPEIYFLGPNAKKRQGMTGGPNNGGYDDDQGSYVQVPHDHVAYRYEVLKVIGKGSFGQVVKAYDHKVHQHVALKMVRNEKRFHRQAAEEIRILEHLRKQDKDNTMNVIHMLENFTFRNHICMTFELLSMNLYELIKKNKFQGFSLPLVRKFAHSILQCLDALHKNRIIHCDLKPENILLKQQGRSGIKVIDFGSSCYEHQRVYTYIQSRFYRAPEVILGARYGMPIDMWSLGCILAELLTGYPLLPGEDEGDQLACMIELLGMPSQKLLDASKRAKNFVSSKGYPRYCTVTTLSDGSVVLNGGRSRRGKLRGPPESREWGNALKGCDDPLFLDFLKQCLEWDPAVRMTPGQALRHPWLRRRLPKPPTGEKMSVKRITESTGAITSISKLPPPSSSASKLRTNLAQMTDANGNIQQRTVLPKLVS, translated from the coding sequence ATGAATGATCACTTACATGTCGGCAGCCACAGCCACGGACAGATCCAGGTTCAGCAGCTATTTGAAGATAACAGTAACAAGCGGACGGTGCTCACAACACAACCAAACGGGCTTACGACAGTGGGTAAAACGGGATTGCCAGTAGTGCCGGAGCGGCAGCTGGAGAGCATCCACAGACGGCAGGGGAGCTCCACCTCTCTGAAGTCTATGGAAGGCATGGGGAAGGTGAAAGCCACCCCCATGACACCTGAACAAGCAATGAAGCAATACATGCAAAAACTAACCACCTTTGAACACCATGAGATTTTCAGCTACCCTGAAATCTATTTCTTGGGTCCAAATGCAAAGAAGCGCCAGGGCATGACAGGTGGGCCCAACAATGGTGGCTATGATGATGACCAGGGATCATACGTGCAGGTGCCCCATGATCACGTGGCTTACAGGTACGAGGTCCTCAAGGTCATTGGGAAGGGAAGCTTTGGGCAGGTGGTCAAGGCCTATGACCACAAAGTCCACCAGCACGTGGCCCTGAAGATGGTGCGGAACGAGAAGCGTTTCCACCGGCAGGCGGCAGAGGAGATTCGAATCCTGGAACACCTGCGGAAGCAGGACAAGGACAACACCATGAATGTCATCCACATGCTGGAGAACTTCACCTTCCGAAACCACATCTGCATGACGTTCGAGCTACTGAGCATGAACCTCTATGAGCTTATCAAGAAGAATAAGTTCCAGGGCTTCAGCCTCCCTTTGGTTCGCAAGTTTGCCCACTCGATTCTGCAGTGCTTGGATGCTTTGCACAAAAACAGAATAATTCACTGTGACCTTAAGCCCGAGAACATTTTATTAAAGCAGCAGGGTAGAAGTGGTATTAAAGTGATCGATTTTGGCTCCAGTTGTTATGAGCATCAGCGTGTCTACACGTACATTCAGTCCCGTTTTTACCGGGCTCCGGAAGTGATCCTTGGCGCCAGGTACGGCATGCCCATAGATATGTGGAGCCTGGGTTGCATTTTAGCAGAGCTCCTGACCGGTTACCCCCTCTTGCCCGGGGAAGACGAAGGGGACCAGCTGGCTTGTATGATTGAACTATTGGGCATGCCCTCCCAGAAACTGCTGGATGCATCCAAACGAGCCAAAAATTTTGTGAGCTCCAAGGGTTATCCCCGTTACTGCACTGTCACCACACTCTCAGATGGCTCTGTGGTTCTCAATGGAGGCCGTTCCaggagggggaaactgaggggcCCGCCGGAGAGCAGAGAGTGGGGGAATGCACTGAAGGGGTGTGACGATCCCCTTTTCCTTGACTTCTTGAAACAGTGTTTAGAGTGGGATCCTGCAGTTCGCATGACCCCTGGCCAGGCGTTACGGCATCCCTGGCTGAGGAGGCGGTTGCCAAAGCCTCCGACCGGGGAGAAGATGTCCGTGAAAAGGATAACCGAGAGCACCGGTGCTATCACGTCCATTTCCAAGTTACCTCCACCTTCCAGCTCAGCTTCCAAACTGAGGACTAATTTGGCGCAGATGACAGATGCCAACGGGAATATTCAGCAGAGGACAGTGTTGCCAAAACTTGTTAGCTGA